One genomic segment of Vibrio sp. SCSIO 43136 includes these proteins:
- the torR gene encoding two-component system response regulator TorR, producing MSHHILVVEDDIVTRSKLAGYFQKEGYQVSEAESGEQMREVLATNSIDLVMLDINLPNEDGLMLTRELRSQSDIGIILVTGRTDSIDKIVGLEMGADDYVTKPFELRELLVRVKNLLWRISLVAEASSKEHIKEEAGQLIRFGEWSFDIQRRALSRDGEPVKLTKAEYELLVALSSQPNKVLSRERILNMISHRVDAPNDRTIDVLIRRMRAKMEHDPKNPQIFVTIHGEGYMFAGE from the coding sequence ATGAGCCATCATATTTTAGTTGTAGAAGACGACATTGTTACCCGCAGCAAGTTGGCGGGATATTTTCAAAAAGAAGGCTATCAAGTCAGCGAAGCAGAAAGCGGGGAACAGATGCGTGAGGTGCTTGCAACCAACAGCATCGACTTGGTCATGCTCGACATTAACCTTCCGAATGAAGATGGTTTGATGCTAACCCGAGAGCTAAGAAGCCAATCGGACATTGGCATCATCTTGGTGACTGGCCGCACTGACAGTATCGATAAAATTGTCGGCTTGGAGATGGGTGCAGATGATTACGTGACCAAACCTTTTGAGCTGCGAGAGTTATTGGTGAGAGTTAAGAACCTATTGTGGCGCATCTCTCTGGTCGCTGAAGCAAGCAGTAAAGAACACATCAAAGAAGAAGCGGGCCAATTGATCCGCTTTGGCGAGTGGAGTTTTGATATTCAGCGCCGAGCTCTAAGCCGAGATGGCGAACCTGTCAAATTGACTAAGGCAGAGTATGAGTTATTAGTAGCGCTTTCATCGCAGCCTAATAAAGTGCTAAGCCGCGAGCGAATTCTCAACATGATCAGCCACCGAGTGGATGCACCAAACGACCGAACCATCGATGTCTTGATTCGTCGCATGCGTGCCAAGATGGAACATGATCCTAAAAACCCACAGATCTTTGTGACTATACATGGGGAAGGTTATATGTTTGCTGGGGAGTGA
- a CDS encoding DUF2007 domain-containing protein, with product MKIYIAATPPEAHIVCELLKSRDIRAEVRGEGLFGLQGELPFGEDSEPYVWLFDTERELAAQSIINEFQAKQTTAAPDWRCRQCNEWIEAQFSICWNCGQALE from the coding sequence ATGAAAATCTACATTGCGGCAACCCCACCAGAGGCACACATTGTTTGCGAATTGCTAAAATCTAGGGATATTCGAGCCGAAGTGCGAGGTGAAGGACTGTTTGGCTTGCAGGGGGAGCTGCCTTTTGGGGAAGACAGCGAGCCTTACGTGTGGCTGTTTGACACAGAGCGAGAGTTAGCAGCGCAAAGCATCATTAATGAGTTTCAAGCTAAACAAACAACGGCAGCACCAGATTGGCGCTGCCGTCAGTGTAACGAGTGGATTGAGGCTCAGTTTTCTATCTGCTGGAATTGCGGTCAGGCGCTAGAGTAA
- a CDS encoding alpha/beta hydrolase, whose translation MAENLLFHKTYRHATSDEWVVFVHGAGGSSSIWFKQIKAYRQHFNLLLVDLRGHGRSNQLIKDIISSEYTFKDVSQDVLKVLDHLKIQSAHFVGMSLGTIIVRSLAEQASERVKSMVLGGAVTRFNARSQFLVKVGDLSKHMIPYMWLYRLFAFIVMPQRSQKESRHLFIREAKKLCQKEFKRWYTLAADVNPLMKYFKDKDISIPTLYLMGDRDYMFIQPVKEMVRVHNESMLVEIPDCGHVCNVEKPEEFNQASIAFIQRFA comes from the coding sequence ATGGCTGAAAACTTGCTATTTCACAAAACATATCGACATGCCACCAGCGATGAATGGGTGGTATTTGTGCATGGGGCAGGAGGAAGCTCTTCGATTTGGTTTAAGCAGATCAAAGCTTACCGCCAACACTTTAATTTGCTCTTAGTAGACCTTCGTGGTCATGGTCGTTCAAATCAGCTAATCAAAGACATCATTTCCAGCGAGTACACTTTTAAAGATGTATCTCAAGATGTGCTTAAAGTGCTCGATCACCTCAAAATTCAATCGGCACATTTTGTTGGTATGTCGTTGGGTACTATTATCGTCCGTAGCTTGGCAGAGCAAGCTTCGGAGCGCGTGAAATCAATGGTGCTTGGTGGCGCTGTGACCCGTTTTAACGCTCGTTCTCAATTCTTGGTCAAGGTGGGCGATCTTAGTAAGCACATGATCCCATACATGTGGCTTTATCGTCTGTTCGCATTTATTGTGATGCCACAACGAAGCCAGAAAGAATCACGACACTTGTTTATTCGAGAAGCGAAGAAGCTGTGTCAGAAGGAGTTCAAACGCTGGTACACGCTTGCCGCTGACGTTAATCCTCTGATGAAGTATTTCAAGGATAAAGACATTTCTATCCCGACGCTCTACCTTATGGGTGATAGAGATTACATGTTTATCCAGCCAGTGAAAGAGATGGTGAGAGTGCACAATGAAAGTATGCTGGTAGAAATTCCAGACTGCGGGCATGTGTGTAATGTGGAGAAGCCTGAAGAGTTTAATCAGGCCTCGATTGCTTTCATCCAGCGATTCGCTTGA
- the glgC gene encoding glucose-1-phosphate adenylyltransferase, with the protein MAGVLGMILAGGEGSRLRPLTESRSKPSVPFGGSYRLIDFALNNFVNADLMRIYVLTQFKSQSLYLHMKKGWNLSGITDRFIDPVPAQMRDGKRWYEGTADAIYQNIRFIELANPDQVAIFGSDHIYKMDIRQMLDFHKRMEAKLTVSAIRMPLEEASEFGVIEVDASGKMIGFQEKPENPKSIPGSPNEALVSMGNYIFDSEALCAELRVDAENENSSHDFGKDIIPKMFPEGEVYVYDFSTNKISGEKDTTYWRDVGTIDSYWAAHMDLLEQDPKFSLYNRSWPLHTYYPPLPPATFVDAQERKVKVTDSLIAGGSYVQGSEIYKSVLGYRSNVAAGSHISESILLGDTKVGAGCTIRRAIIDKDVEIAPGTVIGEDLELDRKRFHVSPDGIVVIKKGSKIGF; encoded by the coding sequence ATGGCTGGTGTTTTAGGTATGATTCTCGCAGGTGGCGAAGGCTCCCGTTTACGTCCACTGACAGAATCACGTAGTAAACCCTCGGTACCTTTCGGCGGCAGTTACCGTCTGATCGATTTCGCTTTAAACAACTTTGTAAATGCTGACCTAATGCGTATCTATGTCCTGACGCAGTTTAAGTCGCAGTCACTATACCTTCATATGAAAAAGGGTTGGAACCTATCAGGTATTACCGACCGCTTCATCGATCCAGTACCTGCGCAAATGCGTGATGGTAAGCGCTGGTATGAAGGCACCGCAGATGCTATCTATCAAAATATTCGCTTTATTGAACTGGCTAACCCAGACCAAGTGGCTATCTTTGGTTCGGACCACATCTATAAGATGGATATCCGTCAAATGCTTGATTTCCATAAACGAATGGAAGCGAAGTTGACCGTATCTGCGATTCGTATGCCACTTGAAGAAGCATCAGAATTTGGTGTTATTGAAGTCGATGCGAGCGGTAAGATGATCGGATTCCAAGAAAAACCTGAGAATCCTAAATCTATCCCAGGTTCCCCAAATGAAGCACTGGTTTCTATGGGTAACTACATTTTTGATTCAGAAGCCTTGTGCGCTGAACTACGTGTTGATGCGGAGAACGAGAACTCCAGCCATGACTTTGGTAAAGACATCATTCCTAAGATGTTCCCAGAGGGTGAGGTTTACGTTTATGACTTCTCAACCAACAAGATCAGCGGCGAAAAAGATACGACGTACTGGCGCGATGTAGGTACTATCGATTCTTACTGGGCGGCGCACATGGATCTTCTTGAGCAAGATCCTAAGTTCTCACTTTACAACCGTAGCTGGCCGCTACACACCTACTACCCACCACTTCCACCGGCAACATTCGTCGATGCTCAAGAGCGAAAAGTAAAAGTGACTGACAGCTTGATTGCAGGTGGTAGTTACGTTCAGGGCTCAGAAATCTATAAATCTGTTTTGGGCTATCGAAGCAACGTTGCGGCAGGTTCACATATTAGCGAATCGATCCTTTTAGGTGATACCAAAGTTGGTGCAGGATGTACGATTCGCCGAGCAATTATTGATAAAGATGTAGAAATCGCTCCAGGGACTGTTATCGGTGAAGATCTAGAGCTAGATCGTAAGCGTTTCCACGTATCACCTGACGGTATCGTAGTTATTAAGAAAGGATCGAAAATTGGATTCTAA
- a CDS encoding TfoX/Sxy family DNA transformation protein — protein MDKPVLKDSLRLFEALGTIKSRSMFGGFGVFADEVMFALVVGETLYIRADSVKAQYYREQGLEPYVYKKRGFPVVTKYFAVPQEQWQNPSDIFAEATHALSIARQEKQQQAQAKPTRLKDLPNLRLASERMLKKAGINSVEELHRQGAAKAYLAIRASQSTAPGHELLWALEGAIKGSHWSVVPQARRDELLQQIN, from the coding sequence ATGGATAAACCAGTTTTAAAAGACTCGCTGAGATTATTCGAAGCGTTAGGGACAATAAAGTCTCGCTCAATGTTTGGCGGATTTGGCGTGTTTGCCGATGAAGTCATGTTCGCACTTGTGGTAGGTGAAACCCTCTACATTCGAGCAGACAGCGTCAAAGCACAATACTATCGTGAACAAGGCCTTGAGCCCTACGTATACAAAAAGCGCGGCTTTCCTGTCGTGACCAAATATTTTGCCGTGCCTCAAGAGCAGTGGCAGAATCCGAGCGATATATTCGCAGAAGCAACACACGCACTCTCCATTGCTCGTCAAGAAAAGCAGCAACAAGCTCAAGCTAAACCGACACGCCTTAAAGATTTACCCAATTTACGGTTGGCTTCTGAACGCATGCTGAAAAAAGCGGGCATCAACAGTGTTGAAGAGTTGCATCGCCAAGGCGCAGCGAAAGCTTACTTAGCCATTCGCGCCAGTCAATCGACCGCACCAGGACACGAATTACTGTGGGCACTCGAAGGGGCGATTAAAGGAAGCCATTGGTCGGTAGTTCCTCAAGCACGCCGTGATGAGCTACTACAACAAATCAACTAA
- a CDS encoding TVP38/TMEM64 family protein translates to MNKKLILGVVLLGTIIFLGIKFGPLLTLDNAKAQQAQLSAFIQENFLIAAGSYFFAYVAITALSIPGAAVVTLLAGALFGFGTGLLLVSFASTLGATLAFLSSRYLLKDWVQEKFGSKLDAINKGVERDGAFYLFSLRLIPVFPFFLINLVMGLTPISVAKFYIVSQIGMLAGTAVYVNAGTQLAQIETLSGIVSPAVLVSFALLGVFPMAAKWILGKFRAVPSGTSAG, encoded by the coding sequence ATCAACAAAAAACTGATCTTAGGTGTGGTGTTACTTGGCACCATAATTTTCCTTGGTATCAAGTTTGGCCCATTACTGACACTAGACAACGCCAAAGCACAACAAGCGCAATTAAGTGCCTTTATCCAAGAAAACTTCTTGATCGCTGCTGGCAGCTATTTCTTTGCTTATGTGGCTATCACTGCCCTTTCAATTCCCGGCGCAGCTGTGGTGACTTTGCTCGCAGGAGCGCTGTTTGGTTTTGGAACTGGCTTACTGCTGGTTTCCTTTGCCAGCACACTAGGGGCAACATTGGCCTTTTTAAGTAGTCGTTACTTGCTAAAAGATTGGGTTCAGGAGAAGTTTGGCAGCAAACTTGATGCGATTAATAAAGGGGTTGAGCGAGATGGCGCTTTTTATCTCTTCTCGTTACGTCTGATCCCTGTATTTCCATTCTTCCTGATTAACTTGGTGATGGGACTGACACCTATTTCCGTGGCAAAATTCTACATCGTTTCTCAAATTGGTATGTTAGCAGGCACTGCTGTGTACGTGAATGCGGGTACTCAGCTAGCTCAGATTGAAACCTTGTCAGGGATTGTCTCACCTGCTGTGCTCGTATCTTTTGCTCTGTTAGGCGTGTTCCCGATGGCTGCGAAGTGGATTCTAGGTAAGTTCAGAGCTGTACCGAGTGGCACTTCTGCGGGGTAA
- a CDS encoding EAL domain-containing protein, translating into MKLKGSLKARLIAITFTALLPAIGIILANTWFQFTYERGKVFEHADLVAKSLLDEQLEIITNTKHFLIALSRRQELQDTHSAQCIEAVREGVELNPYVVNIGVPDINGDLNCNATPLNRKVNVADRPYIRAAMDRRMFSIGQFQTDRAAGVTSINFAYPVYRREGGIVGAVVAVVSLNWWSERLAKADLPPQTVGLIIDANNQVIASHYGSLISNEMEVLSGSELDLSNSGTFEFTDNDGIDRLAVSRPLFVDNSYAGVRFVISMPADLAYQPVYTSLTRNIALLGLGYVLFILLLWWGFANNIIKPIFSLLKTSKSFVDRADKNVGGQLGQLNDFYVRFKHTLEYQEELKNQLEVSEIELTQTCQRLSNLLDHLPFGVIEWDKDLLITRWSPECERVFYTPESEVSGTNISQLPLLIKPQFLSFEQDLLELQSGKRSAVTCETKLCIENIVEKDLSWRLVGIYDQQQAFTGVLGMFENVTKQVEYQRELEYHAKFDTLTGLPNRYSALLEISQRIEREEACSVILFDIQDLKRINDHFGHEMGDMLLVELAERLSKRLDPDESLFRWGGNEYLLMVPLVNVEMITARIAQYRAWFAKPVVIGHRTHVTQVIVGVATSKEQFDAASDIIRCADIAVYFAKADRQITRFYEPEMTKLGSAQFELQAELNTALEKDEFFLVFQPILNSDTEVIESAEALLRWRHPDRGVVPPNEFIPVAEDTGLIVPIGEWVIEQAVKQIVVWRAMGSEIKDISVNVSTLQLNDPSLVTYISGALERHHCDPNWLTIEVTETALLAGQKEALDKIDQLRKLGIKIALDDFGTGYSSLSYLNQLPLDKLKVDRSFISQIGSDDKQVLLDAIFLIAHGLKLKVVAEGIETQAQHQYLLSRNCEYLQGYYFGKPVEKRQFDRLLSSERCTK; encoded by the coding sequence GTGAAATTAAAGGGCTCACTAAAAGCACGTCTTATAGCAATCACGTTCACCGCATTACTACCCGCTATAGGCATCATCCTAGCTAATACATGGTTTCAGTTCACCTATGAACGAGGCAAGGTGTTTGAACATGCCGATCTCGTCGCTAAATCACTGCTTGATGAACAACTGGAAATCATCACTAATACCAAGCATTTTTTGATTGCTTTGAGTCGCCGTCAAGAACTGCAAGATACTCATTCGGCGCAGTGTATTGAGGCGGTGCGAGAGGGGGTCGAGCTAAACCCTTATGTGGTCAATATTGGTGTGCCGGACATCAATGGTGATCTTAACTGTAACGCAACACCCCTTAATCGTAAGGTCAATGTGGCGGACAGGCCCTACATTCGTGCGGCTATGGACAGAAGAATGTTCTCTATTGGTCAATTTCAAACTGACCGTGCTGCTGGTGTCACGTCGATCAATTTTGCCTACCCTGTCTACCGCCGAGAGGGTGGGATTGTAGGAGCCGTTGTTGCAGTCGTATCACTCAATTGGTGGAGCGAGAGACTCGCTAAAGCTGATCTTCCTCCTCAGACCGTCGGTCTAATCATAGATGCCAACAACCAAGTGATTGCCTCCCATTATGGTTCACTGATCAGTAATGAAATGGAGGTTCTCAGCGGCAGTGAATTGGACCTTTCGAATTCAGGGACGTTTGAGTTTACCGATAATGATGGCATCGATCGTCTAGCTGTCAGTCGGCCACTATTTGTTGATAACTCTTATGCGGGAGTGAGGTTCGTTATCTCGATGCCCGCAGATCTCGCCTATCAGCCAGTATATACCTCACTAACTCGCAACATCGCTTTGCTTGGTCTTGGCTATGTGCTTTTTATTCTGCTGCTATGGTGGGGCTTTGCTAACAATATTATAAAGCCGATTTTTTCGTTGCTGAAAACCTCTAAGAGCTTCGTTGATCGCGCTGACAAAAATGTCGGTGGGCAATTGGGGCAGTTAAATGACTTCTATGTGCGATTCAAACACACACTGGAATACCAAGAAGAGCTTAAAAATCAGCTCGAAGTGAGCGAAATAGAACTGACGCAAACATGCCAGCGCTTGAGTAACTTACTCGACCACCTGCCATTTGGCGTTATCGAATGGGATAAAGACCTTTTAATCACACGTTGGTCTCCAGAGTGCGAGCGAGTTTTCTATACTCCAGAGAGTGAAGTGTCTGGCACTAATATTAGTCAGCTTCCATTGCTAATAAAGCCCCAATTTTTAAGTTTTGAGCAAGACCTGCTCGAATTACAATCGGGAAAACGCAGCGCAGTGACTTGTGAAACCAAGTTGTGTATCGAAAATATCGTTGAGAAAGATCTAAGCTGGCGATTGGTGGGTATTTATGACCAGCAACAAGCGTTCACTGGCGTACTTGGTATGTTCGAAAACGTCACTAAACAAGTCGAGTATCAACGTGAACTCGAGTATCACGCTAAGTTTGATACATTAACTGGTTTACCTAACCGCTACTCAGCACTGCTCGAGATATCTCAACGTATTGAGCGTGAAGAAGCCTGTAGTGTTATTTTGTTTGATATTCAGGATCTAAAACGAATCAACGATCATTTTGGCCATGAGATGGGGGATATGCTTTTGGTCGAATTGGCGGAGCGATTGTCTAAGCGCCTTGACCCAGACGAATCCTTATTCCGCTGGGGAGGCAATGAATACCTGTTGATGGTACCACTGGTTAATGTAGAGATGATCACTGCGCGTATTGCCCAGTATCGAGCTTGGTTTGCCAAACCTGTGGTCATAGGGCACAGGACTCATGTAACACAAGTGATTGTAGGTGTAGCGACTTCTAAAGAGCAATTTGATGCCGCTAGTGACATTATCCGCTGTGCGGATATAGCGGTCTACTTTGCTAAAGCTGATCGTCAAATCACTCGTTTCTATGAACCCGAGATGACTAAATTAGGTAGCGCTCAGTTTGAACTGCAAGCTGAGCTAAATACCGCATTAGAGAAAGACGAGTTCTTCCTGGTCTTTCAGCCGATCTTAAACAGCGATACAGAGGTGATAGAGTCTGCAGAAGCTTTATTACGTTGGCGGCATCCTGACAGAGGGGTGGTACCACCGAATGAGTTCATACCAGTCGCAGAGGATACTGGGCTCATCGTGCCGATCGGCGAGTGGGTGATTGAACAAGCGGTGAAGCAGATTGTTGTGTGGCGAGCGATGGGGTCAGAGATAAAAGATATTTCAGTCAACGTTTCGACACTTCAACTCAATGACCCATCACTTGTGACATATATATCCGGCGCTTTGGAACGACATCACTGCGATCCAAATTGGCTAACTATTGAGGTCACCGAGACCGCATTACTCGCAGGACAGAAGGAGGCACTAGATAAAATTGACCAATTGAGAAAGCTAGGCATCAAAATTGCTTTAGATGATTTTGGGACAGGTTATTCGAGCCTCAGTTATCTCAATCAACTCCCACTCGATAAATTGAAAGTGGATAGGAGTTTCATCAGCCAAATAGGCTCGGACGACAAACAAGTATTGTTAGATGCCATTTTCCTAATAGCTCATGGACTTAAGCTCAAAGTGGTTGCTGAGGGTATTGAGACTCAAGCTCAACATCAGTATTTGCTAAGTCGAAATTGTGAGTATCTCCAAGGCTACTACTTCGGCAAGCCCGTAGAAAAAAGACAATTTGATCGTTTACTAAGCAGTGAAAGATGCACTAAATGA
- the torD gene encoding molecular chaperone TorD gives MQETKQFNEKRAEIYWWLSSLFAAELTDKELDAYHSADIRAFIQGLASNDKLSTSASALIDCLNKLQDREDAQLELAADFCDLFLTSDKGGALPYASIYVGKSGLLNDVPAQEMAALMNEKGIGMQEGFNEPADHLAVELDFLGNLIIQSNQIEDEDAFEQALAEQKEFINNKLLNWLPKFVKACKDNDEYGFYAAVSTLLIDFLALDSQYLSGE, from the coding sequence ATGCAAGAAACCAAACAATTTAATGAAAAGCGTGCCGAAATTTATTGGTGGCTATCAAGCCTATTTGCTGCTGAACTGACAGACAAAGAACTTGATGCCTACCACAGCGCGGACATTCGCGCCTTTATTCAAGGTCTGGCAAGCAACGACAAGCTTAGCACGTCTGCAAGCGCACTGATTGACTGCCTGAATAAATTGCAAGACAGAGAAGATGCACAACTTGAGTTGGCCGCTGACTTTTGTGACCTGTTTCTTACCTCAGATAAAGGCGGTGCACTGCCTTACGCCTCAATCTATGTCGGGAAATCTGGTCTGCTCAATGACGTTCCTGCACAAGAAATGGCGGCATTGATGAATGAAAAAGGCATTGGTATGCAGGAGGGCTTCAACGAGCCTGCAGACCACTTAGCCGTCGAACTCGACTTTTTGGGCAATCTCATCATTCAATCTAACCAAATCGAAGACGAAGACGCATTCGAACAAGCGCTCGCCGAGCAAAAAGAGTTTATTAATAACAAGTTACTTAACTGGCTGCCTAAGTTTGTAAAAGCATGCAAAGACAACGACGAGTATGGATTTTACGCCGCAGTTTCTACGCTATTAATTGACTTTTTGGCGTTAGATAGCCAATACCTATCGGGTGAGTAG
- the glgA gene encoding glycogen synthase GlgA, translating into MDSKLNIWFTVSEAEGLVKSGGLADVAKALPKALQNLGHDVAIVIPAYQKLPGKSEAEIVLHTELDYWPHIQYSVRKLALDGVTVFAVECDKYFDRPELYAEANEAYPDNGERFGFFASAALDMIPKLGVRPDIVHANDWHTGLVPFLLKTRYEHDSRYQPIKSVLTVHNAIFKGIYSYHDLEIIPELNLSGMEHLRYGENCISMLRAGVNHADKVNAVSPNYASELMTALGSHGMVDDFVHRSADLYGILNGCDYSEWNPQTDKHIDTHFGIENMLEGKAANKSALQGEVGLPKQSLPMYGMVCRLTHQKGFHYLLPILRQFLLNDVQLVIVGTGEPEVAKNLHQIASEFPDKFAFVEAYNNRLAHLVEAGSDFFLMPSEFEACGLNQIYSMAYGTLPIVRAVGGLKDTVTDFDQDRANATGFCFDDPEPYALLAVMQRSLIVYLQHPEQIQSIQRNAMERDFSWEDSAKEYLAMYHSAMVSHRH; encoded by the coding sequence TTGGATTCTAAACTAAATATTTGGTTTACAGTTTCCGAAGCTGAAGGGCTAGTAAAAAGTGGTGGCTTGGCAGATGTTGCCAAGGCACTGCCGAAAGCGCTTCAAAACCTTGGCCACGATGTGGCCATTGTTATTCCAGCCTATCAAAAACTTCCAGGCAAATCGGAAGCTGAAATCGTACTTCATACAGAGCTAGATTACTGGCCACACATTCAATACAGCGTAAGAAAGTTAGCCTTAGATGGTGTCACTGTATTCGCTGTCGAGTGTGATAAGTATTTTGACCGCCCAGAACTATATGCAGAAGCCAATGAAGCATACCCAGATAATGGTGAGCGCTTTGGTTTCTTTGCTTCAGCAGCATTGGACATGATCCCTAAACTGGGCGTACGTCCAGACATTGTTCATGCGAATGACTGGCACACTGGATTGGTGCCATTTTTGTTGAAAACACGTTACGAGCACGACTCAAGATACCAGCCAATTAAGAGTGTTTTGACGGTTCACAATGCTATTTTCAAGGGGATCTACTCTTATCACGACTTGGAGATCATTCCTGAACTTAACTTGTCTGGAATGGAGCACCTTAGATACGGTGAAAACTGCATCAGTATGCTTCGAGCAGGGGTGAACCACGCAGATAAAGTTAACGCAGTAAGCCCTAATTACGCATCAGAACTGATGACTGCTTTGGGCTCACACGGCATGGTGGATGATTTTGTCCATCGAAGTGCGGATCTTTATGGCATCTTGAACGGCTGTGATTACAGCGAGTGGAACCCTCAAACGGACAAACACATCGATACCCACTTTGGTATTGAAAACATGCTTGAAGGTAAAGCGGCTAACAAATCTGCCCTGCAAGGGGAAGTGGGATTGCCGAAACAGTCTTTGCCAATGTACGGTATGGTGTGCCGATTGACACACCAAAAAGGTTTCCACTACTTATTGCCAATTTTGCGCCAATTCCTGCTCAATGACGTGCAGTTGGTTATTGTGGGCACTGGCGAACCGGAAGTCGCAAAGAACCTTCATCAAATAGCCTCAGAATTTCCTGACAAATTTGCGTTTGTGGAAGCGTACAACAATCGACTTGCACACCTCGTGGAAGCAGGAAGTGACTTCTTCTTGATGCCATCGGAATTCGAAGCTTGTGGTTTGAATCAAATCTACAGCATGGCCTATGGCACATTGCCTATCGTGCGCGCTGTTGGTGGATTAAAAGATACGGTCACTGACTTTGACCAAGATCGAGCAAATGCAACAGGTTTTTGTTTTGATGATCCAGAGCCTTACGCCTTGCTGGCTGTCATGCAGCGTTCATTGATTGTTTATTTGCAACACCCGGAGCAAATTCAATCGATTCAACGTAACGCCATGGAAAGAGACTTTAGTTGGGAGGATTCAGCCAAGGAATACTTGGCAATGTATCACTCTGCAATGGTGAGTCATCGCCATTAA
- the purR gene encoding HTH-type transcriptional repressor PurR, with protein sequence MATIKDVARLAGVSTTTVSHVINKTRFVAEATQEKVNKAVKELNYAPSAVARSLKCNSTRTIGMLVTQSTNPFFSEVVDGVESYCYRQGYTLILCNTGGIYEKQRDYIRMLAEKRVDGILVMCSDLTEELHQMLDSHADIPKVVMDWGPESSGADKIIDNSEEGGYLATQYLIENGHTNIMCLSGHLEKAACKERIAGFRRAMDKAGLPSDDSKIIEGNFECDTAVLAADKIIAMGEERPTAVFCFNDTMALGLMSRLQEKGIKVPEDVSVIGYDNIDLSGYFSPPLTTVHQPKRRVGKTAFELLLQRIKDKEHERRVFEMQPELVERKSVQKLN encoded by the coding sequence ATGGCCACTATTAAAGATGTTGCGCGTCTTGCTGGAGTTTCTACCACGACGGTTTCGCACGTAATTAATAAAACTCGCTTTGTTGCTGAAGCTACTCAAGAGAAAGTAAACAAAGCGGTTAAAGAACTTAACTATGCCCCAAGTGCGGTTGCTCGTAGTTTGAAATGTAACTCGACTCGTACCATTGGCATGCTGGTAACCCAATCCACTAACCCATTTTTCAGTGAAGTTGTCGACGGTGTAGAAAGCTATTGTTACCGTCAAGGCTACACTTTGATCCTATGTAATACTGGTGGTATCTACGAAAAGCAGCGTGACTATATTCGCATGCTAGCGGAGAAACGCGTCGATGGCATCTTGGTGATGTGTTCAGATTTGACAGAAGAGTTGCATCAAATGCTCGATTCGCACGCCGACATCCCTAAAGTGGTGATGGACTGGGGCCCAGAAAGCTCTGGTGCAGATAAGATCATTGATAACTCTGAAGAAGGGGGTTATCTAGCGACGCAATACCTGATCGAAAATGGCCACACCAACATCATGTGCCTATCAGGCCACTTAGAAAAAGCGGCTTGTAAAGAGCGCATCGCAGGCTTTCGTCGTGCGATGGACAAAGCGGGCCTGCCAAGCGATGACAGCAAGATCATTGAAGGTAACTTCGAGTGTGACACCGCGGTGCTGGCTGCCGATAAGATTATTGCTATGGGTGAAGAGCGCCCAACAGCGGTATTCTGTTTTAACGACACAATGGCATTGGGCTTGATGAGCCGCCTCCAAGAGAAAGGCATTAAAGTGCCTGAAGACGTGTCTGTGATCGGTTACGACAACATCGACCTTTCTGGTTACTTCTCGCCACCTTTGACTACGGTTCACCAACCAAAACGTCGTGTTGGTAAGACGGCATTTGAACTGCTACTTCAGCGAATCAAAGACAAAGAGCACGAGCGTCGAGTTTTCGAAATGCAACCAGAACTCGTAGAACGAAAATCAGTTCAGAAATTGAACTAA